The DNA sequence TTACGGTTTCTACATTTTACATAACTGAGAATGGTATTTTAGTGAGTTTCTCATGTGTTTACTCTTTGGCAAGACACGTAGGGACTGGGGACAACACAATGAGATGTAAAAGAATATTAcgaaaaagttatttttaagaGACAAAGAtcgtgttacaaaaaaagaaagactagAGCAGAGgcagagaaaaaaagagacGAAGATCAGAAttataattgatatttttatattctttttaataataaatatgataataactaaaaaacatttcatcacaattttattttatattcctcagtttcatttttttcatatgTAATGCTTTATTGGTTTtgaaaaatatactaatatacgATGTTTATTTTGTGTCTATATTAGActgtaaacaacaaaattataattttaagtttaCCAATAAGCATAATcttcaaaataacattttattttcacataatgttttatttatttgtaccCTGAATTATATATCcttcatattaatatttattttcactcAAACTTATGTAAAATTCAAAATGACATTTATATCTATTGTATATTATAACACAATATTAGGTATCCGTGCGAAGCACGGGAGATAACACTagtgaaaaagaaaattgaagtAACTTGTGTTCTTGTTCTCTTAAGTCTTTGAGACCTATCATTTGGTAATTGATAAGATCATAACCATAAATCataaccaaagtaaaccaaGAGTGACGTGGTCTGAGATGTGTCTCCTATATTCTGGGATTGTTTCCCACTTCTTCACGTTCCCTATTTGTTTAGTAGGCAGTTATCAGTTGTACTTTCTATTGTATTTAAGAGACTATTGTcttatgaaaaagaaaattgaagtAACTTGTGTTCTTGTTCTCTTAAGTCTTTGAGACCTATCACGTTTCTTGCAGCGTTTCTGCTTCCTTTGGGGCTGAGATATGTCTCGCGACGATGGGCGATGGGTTGCATGATTTTATGTTTAACAATTATTTTGTCATAGGTAAGATTGGACTCTGTTTTCTTagtactctctctctcattttccaaaatttaaCACTTCAACAATATGAGCGATCGGATtatttatacaatttatttctctataaatattttCACCTATAAAATTAATGTTCTCAACCACGTACTACGTACAGTTCTCAGATTATTTAGATAACTTTACTCAAGTTAGCCTCGTACCGTATCAAAATAGTTGCTTCTTATTATTGAATAATTACTCGAAATCGCCATCgagttttgtatatatattgttgaAAATAAGTTATAGCTAGGCACACATGGTTTAAAGTTATAATATCAGACTCAGACACATCATATTAATGAGATTTTACTTTTGTACTTGAATTagaaattctaaaatataattgaataCAACCTAGCAACCTAAACATACTATTCATGGACTATTCACTCGCTCAGTCATCAAACCATGACCCATTTAACTAAATATGCAATAACTCActtagaaacaaaacaaaatctataaacatgcatatataaaaatgattgttAAGAATCAATAGTTTACCGAGTAGTATCTCGATTTATAGCAGGAAGATGGAGATAAGAGGCTTCTTAAAGTTGTGTTCATCTTGGTCACCTACTTTGCTTGTTCCCTTGCCATGGCTACTAATCATGGTTGTGGTCGTGGATCGAGATTTTGCAAAGAAGCAATGAGAACGAATGTGACAGAAGAAGCTTCAAGAGATGAGTTTGGGAACTACAAGGAGAAGAAGGTGAATTTTTCGTTGGGTCGTAAGTTAGCTTCTGGTCCAAGTCGTAGAGGCTGCGGCCACTAAGTTTTTAGTTgggataataaatatttatgttattgtCTAATTTATGTTTCGTGGCGTCGTTTAAATATAGTATGGGTGTTCTGGGTATTCTAGTGTGTTCTTATAAACTAATGAAAGGATTGGAGTTGTTATATgaatttcttttcatttttaaaaatatgttagaTTATTGGAAGAATTTACCCCATTTTTATATCACAATTCGTGTATTGCGCGAGAGCAAGATGCTCTATGTTTTCATTTGCCTCTGCATTTCATTCCCATTTTTAATACAAACACccctattaaaattaaaatatagattaaaataataaaaatgctTCATATTAATATAGacatttcatatattaataagAACTTAAAATGGATTCTTGTAAAATATGAATATCCAAGCAAACATTAGAATTCACTAGTAGTATCAATCGAGGCTCCATATAGGCATAACGGGCTACATTAAGAGGTAGAGTAATAAGGTTTATTTGGGGAGTAATTAAGGTTATAACTTAATTAGATATCATACTAGGATTTGAGCTGAATGGTCGGTCAGCGTAAAAGCGAAGAGACTGGAGGGGAATGTGGAGAAGGCCTGCTTTGGAGGCTAATAGTTCTGTATGTCAAAACACCGATAATGGCTCCGATCACCGGAGCAGTCATGTAAACCCATATATACTCAAAATCCCATGCCACCACCGCCGGTCCTAGTGATCGAGCTGGGTTCATCGATCCTCCCGAAATCGGTCTGGCCATACCGTATTCCAAGAAAACGTTTAGGATTTACATTTGAATTTATACTAAAACATTCCatgtttttcataaaatattctaaatattagACGTAAAATGTAACGTCGTATGCTAAGGCAAACAAAAACGACAGAACACATATTGGTGACTGAATTAAGTTGGTACCCGGTAATAAGCACTCCAAGGGATATGACTGCTCCAATCACCAACCCCGTCAAATTACTCAACTGTACATTAAATAACATTAACATACACTTCTTTAATCGGAGAATGTAGATTTGAAAGCATACAAGTGTGTACTTTTCTTCAGACTGTGAGGATCACTAAGCTATATATATCATTGAACTCATCAGTCTCTTTGGTCACTTACATTTTGATGAGGACCACAATGCAACGCGGAGGCTAGAAAGACGACGATGCTCGTAGCAACGAGTTCAACGAAAAACGCAGAAACGCAGCTTAACGCAGGTTTTGTTATCATTAGGTCAGGGTTTACTCCGTAGACTGACACCCCAGCTAACGTTGCCGCCGTTGCCCCCATCGTCTGCGCCGTTATATATAACGGAACCTGACGATAACAACCACGTTCAAGAGCTactatatactatttattttgtattatcaCGGTCACGGTGGCTTTTATTTAAAGGTATTGTATCAAAAACTGCGGTTGTTTACTGCGTTTGCGTTTGCGTTTGCATGTAAAGTAGCTGGTCAAACGCCTAATGTAATTAAGAGGATATATGGAGGTACCTGAGACCATGGGAATCCGCCAAAGAGGGCGAAAGCAATGGTGATGGAAGGGTTGAGATGGGCGCCGGAGATGTGACCGATGGAGTAAACTACGACAACCACCGATAGACCAGCCGTCGCGGCGTACTCTAGCAATCCGACATGACCGCCGGACAACTGAGTACTGCTTATGACCCCACACACGCTGAACATTAGAATGAATGTCCCCACCAATTCCGCTACTACCTACGCATTATTGTTGCGGATAAATTAGCagtatatatcaaaacatttgttttatttgtaaaatgatCTATTTAGTTTTATGCTTTAGCAAAAGTATGTGATATACTTAcatttcttttagttttatgttttaggaCATCTTAGTGATATCATATATCAATGTGTATAAATAATGTAAATGAACATATAGAAATTGTATCCAAATCTGTGCATTTTCTTAACTATTagcttttgaaatttttttcttacaatGCGTAGGGGATTGAGATCTAATTCATAAGGGATACATCGAAAACCCCTTTGTGTCGACGGATCGCCATCTCTCAACGAAGCTAGAGTTGAGCCAGCTTCTTGGTCAAAGACTCTTGACCGTACCTCAACACTCATTGTCTTCTCCCTCAAGATGGTGAACAAGGAATCGATTGAGGACAGTCACCAAGTGGCTGGATTGGCTTTATGAATGATCTGATGGAACaaaaagagagacagagagaaaaaTGCAAAGAAGATGGAAAAAGTGtaatctaacaaaaaaaaggatgagttcttctttgtttttggaTGAGGAGTTTGAAAGGAGAGGAAGGTGCTCAACACTTTTCTTGTGTTCCTCATTTTTACATAATCTTTACCAATATTTATTCGTTTTAGTTTGGTGTTTTGTAAGTCATGCATTTTTCTTATCAAGTTATCTTCCTACGGAAATATTgactcttaattttttttcttcaaaaacatAGGTTTGTTCACTTCTACTTCTTCCGTGCCAATATTTCTTTCTTCGGTTTGGTGTTTTGTAAGTGAACCAATAAACAAATTCTTGATTAAGAATATGAAGATCAAACAAAAATGATCCAAATAAAATTGTTGGACATGTGAGTCCCAAAATATTTGATTTCGAGATCTTACACAAGTCAATACATAGGCCAGGCTCGCTTGGTTCCACAACAAACCTTTCTTCTAGAAAAATAATAAGGGTTTATATAGACAAACATGGGAAATCAATCTAATATATATGAGATTCGTATAAACTGTGTACAATGGTCTTATAGTTCTAGTTCATCACTGTCAACCATTTTACTTTGTCAGAATTCTGatatgtttatatgttttgagattgGATTCAATATTCATAATCTAATGTTAATCCATCTATTAACCATTTTGAGCTAGTAGTGTAACACATAGGCGGCCTTCTCGAATTTATCTGggtctaataaataaaaaagtccATTGGTTTgcggaaaaaatgaaaaagttcACGGCCCAAAACCAAGCAAAAACTGCACCAgccgggaatcgaacccgggtctgtaccgtggcagggtactattctaccactagaccactggtgCTCGTTGCTTAGTTTAGCATTACTAGATTTGTTTCTCTTTGTTCACCTTTTTGTTCAACCCTATATTCTCTGGGTGTTGGTGGAAAGTAAGACATCCAAGTGGAGTCGAGAGGATGGAGAAAGTGGTAGATCTCTTCGGAGTGGGAGAAGCCAATACACAGAAGCTACTGGAAGGAGGCAACGATCTCAGCCAAATCCAACAGGGACTGTTCATAGGCTCAGTAGCTGAAGCAAACAACAAGGATTTGCTCAAAGCCTCCAACGTCACTCATGTCTTAACCATAGCTGTTGCCTTGTCCCCTCCGTACCCTGACGACTTTGTCTATAAAGTCATCGAAGGTTGGTGCCTCCTTCTTCATGTTCCCTCTCTTGTTGAACTGTTTAAAGTTGTaacctttttttgttttctttgaggGGGTTAAGTCGTGGACAGATCAGAGACAGATTTGACTGTGTATTTCGATGAGTGTTATGGATTCATCGACCAAGCTATTCAATCTGGAGGTGGTGTTTTGGTTCATTGCTTCATGGGGATCTCAAGGAGGtgactttctttctttctttgttagTCTCTGTTTTTGGCATAAAGGCTGTGTCTTTTGTGTGATATGGCAATGAACATGTTACATGTTATGTGGACAATTTATAGTTTTTCTCTTAGCCTATTAGTTGTTGTCATCTCTCTGTTATGTGTACTAACAgcaatttgaaatttttattttgcttgAAGTGTGACTATAGTTGTGGCTTATTTGATGAGAAAGCATGGTATGGGTTTCTCTAAAGCTATGGAGCTCGTTAAGAGTAGACGTCCCCAAGCATTGCCTAACTTTGGTTTCGTTTCTCAGCTTCAGCAATTTGAAAATTCCATCAAaggtatgtatatatatatcactgtTTCTTAGTGTGTGTATATAGAGAATACTCGTCTCTTTTAAAATCTTCCTTACTGATTCTTAGACTCTGTGATGGGGGTACAGTTTTCCCTTGTAATCTAACTAGTATTGATACAATCTATTCTGTtctgtttgttttggtttcatgCAGTACATGATGCGGATTCTTTCTTCAACTGATAAGAAGATAGTGTCATGAACTCCCAAGAGATTATGAAGAAGTCTCATGACCCCCATGATGACCAAATAAAAATCTCATTGTTTCGTGATTTGAATGATTTTTCTTGTGAACTATTATTGATGGTGAGCTATTTGCCATGTCCATTTGCCgagtgaaataaataaaaacgcAGATACTACACTCCTCTCTGTTACTACAATGAAATGTACTTGATCAATATCAAACCAGAATGAATTAGTTTTGGTCTGGTCTTCGACCCTTGTATAGTTGCATTGCACTTCAAATCATTGGATTGTCTCTAGACTCATTACATTGTAAAGGTCGTCATAAGATAGTTTACATATAAGTATAACGTTTATGAAAAAACAATGTGTGCTTtccaaagaaacaaaaatgaaaagaaaaatcagaatttTATGAGATAAGATTCTTAAGTTAGTTTTTGTTTGATAAGTAGAATACAATACAATCAAATTCTCTGTTTGTTTGTATGAGCTACTTGTGCATACTTGCTTATTATGCAAACACGTATCTTGGAAAAACGATTTTTTCTCTCTGTACCTTCTTATTGCTAGCATTGTCGATGAGTATTAtacaatgttttgaaaaccggaccggtCATTGATTCGGTGCTGTTACTGGATGATTGGTCGGACCGGTCTAACCGGTTCAACCGGGTTTTAAgttttttcaatttaatatatattttaaatatatgtatatatatgtaacaatgttacaaaaatgaaaatacacTAAGAAATATGTAAGTAATTGGAACCactattgtttatatataaatataaccaactaaagtaataaattataaacGATGCATACCAATATTCTAATACTAAATGGGAATCAACGTTTACGagtaataaatatatagtagcCAACATGGAATGAAATAACGTGAATGACATTCAAAATATAGTATGTATGGGTAGTGAAAAGGAAATActgtaaaaaaaactaaaaagagaaagaaacgaTTTTGGTTTGAAACGTAAGACTAAAAATCTGGAATCAAATAAAATGTTACCATTTATAcatctaaatttatgaaattatgttCAGTATTTGGTTGAACCGGGTTTTTGTATTGACCCGAGTTGTCGATTTTGCCGGTTTTTGACCGGTTTTGGCGGTTTACGTTAAATCTGAGTTTTAGTTCAACCCGGATTCGGCTTATTTACCGATTCACGGTTGGACCGGTCCGACCGGCCGGTCCGGTCCGGTTCTGAGAACACGACTATTATATAACGTGATAAACCATGGGCAAATTGAATAGCAATGCTGGAGTTGAATTACTACtcctaaatattaatattttaattaaatgggGGCATGCACCTTTGCATGCCGTATACATAATGTAGCATACAAACATATGTCAAAGACTATTTTTTTAAGCTtctacattgttttttttaactgaatttCTACATTGTTGGGACTTAATTAGGGTAgaacttgtttttattttctccttACATCTTTGCACTTTGTTATTTAATAATAGCATGTTGCATAAAGGAAAAAGCTATCGCGATATAACAACATTTTTGGTTAGGTTAATGTTCACTAACAACATTTTTGGCTATGTTGAAACCTTGTAAAATAAAGTTTCGAACATGTATTTTTCACGAGTTAATAAACGAAGCCGAAAATTTCAGAATAAATAAAACCTTGAACAACAAATAAGAATACCAGTTTTCGGGAGGAATCTTAATGAGCCGTCGAGGTAGCTGAGACTCATGAAAAACCTTGAACAACTTAAATTTGCTACAAAGgttatatcatttttttcttttcttgtagAGTCTATTTCATTTTATTGTTTGGTAGAGTATATTTCACGCAACtgatttataaaaacattagCATGGCTTTCCAATTGGAAACACAACGGAGAACGATGCGATCGtgtatatattatacatatagtCTAATTATTTTGTCGTTTGTTCTAATCTTATAAAATCCATTGGATAGATGAATCTAGATTAAGTACTCaagaatatgtaaatataagCCAAAGATTTGGACAATCATGATAAATCACTTACGTATAAAAAATTACGTCATACGCTACTGCTTCTAAATTGTCTGAACTTGGGAGAATTTACTAATTTAACTAGTATTTTTCCACCAGTACTATTTACAAAAAAGATTTGTATACGTCCGACTCTGATTTCGTTGTAACCTTTGTGTacataaaaacgttttaaacttcTTTGTTTTGGTAAGGAAACGCGGTAACTAAGAATTAAAAAGAGGCACAAGGGTAGAAACTAAAAGTAAAAGAAGGTGGTGCAAAGGCATGCACTACTCTAAATGAAAATacgatgtatatataaaatcataaaagaCTTCACGCAGTGaatgtaaatgtaaatgtaTCCAACTTCACAAACGTGACGTATCTTAGCGTATGCATACCTTTCTCTACTTTGTACTTATACATATTGATTGTaataagaaagagagaagaagttAGTAAAGAGACAAAAGAATGTCACGAGACAGCGACATAGTGCATTTATGAACCCTCGGAAAagaaactctaaaccctaactcTCTCTCCTTGTTGCGGCTGTATAAATACCACATTGTTTTAAAGAATGTGTCGAAAAGTGGAAGgcgatcatcttcttctttatagATAAGAACCGTAGAACAgatataatttgaatattaatcAAAGATCATGTCTCATATCGCTGTTGAGAGGAATCGAAGAAGACAAATGAACGAGCATCTTAAATCCCTTCGTTCTTTGACACCTTGTTTCTACATCAAAAGAGTAAGTTTGTTGTTATAGATCCTTCCCTCCATACTGAATTATATCCAGattgggtttt is a window from the Raphanus sativus cultivar WK10039 unplaced genomic scaffold, ASM80110v3 Scaffold2843, whole genome shotgun sequence genome containing:
- the LOC130494777 gene encoding dual specificity protein phosphatase 1B, producing the protein MEKVVDLFGVGEANTQKLLEGGNDLSQIQQGLFIGSVAEANNKDLLKASNVTHVLTIAVALSPPYPDDFVYKVIEVVDRSETDLTVYFDECYGFIDQAIQSGGGVLVHCFMGISRSVTIVVAYLMRKHGMGFSKAMELVKSRRPQALPNFGFVSQLQQFENSIKVHDADSFFN
- the LOC108837690 gene encoding probable aquaporin NIP7-1, encoding MSVEVRSRVFDQEAGSTLASLRDGDPSTQRGFRCIPYELDLNPLRIVVAELVGTFILMFSVCGVISSTQLSGGHVGLLEYAATAGLSVVVVVYSIGHISGAHLNPSITIAFALFGGFPWSQVPLYITAQTMGATAATLAGVSVYGVNPDLMITKPALSCVSAFFVELVATSIVVFLASALHCGPHQNLSNLTGLVIGAVISLGVLITGPISGGSMNPARSLGPAVVAWDFEYIWVYMTAPVIGAIIGVLTYRTISLQSRPSPHSPPVSSLLR